One Bacillota bacterium genomic region harbors:
- a CDS encoding family 43 glycosylhydrolase: MGSYFRNPVISQPGADHGDPFVINYLGRYYLYHTGRTGVHAYTSTDLVHWNYEGTVLSPCGGEHWAEVEYWAPEVLYIDGVFYMYVSGTRKTPQGRGDDQLRRLGIARSRHPLGPFQWDSQPLFDEWSIDAHPFKDENGALWMFYNIRTDATRYIDGTVGCGNVVEAMLAPDRAAGNQTRVAFPTERWEGDREGTWYWNEGPWVLKRRNWYYQLYSGGCYRDETYSLGLAFAPSPIGPWTKYEKNPIYTSTAAIIGPGHNSVVLGPDGVSLYCVYHGRIPGDTGRKVHIDRLFWVGDHLEILGPTDGDQPMPPGPVYDPRVSHWKASAWVRGSKVEVCGIFLSLTTGGYHHLQASYSAGLVRVHLDGEEKYAGEALDDVFLSVCDGAVEGLMQTSCLEDANIYELPCGREKTWRFGSRGPVELAIAVRGGLRLYADDVLIWEGHTDAFSLVRSTLPGGLRELKVVSQQHGTSVTDLLLIAR, translated from the coding sequence GTGGGTTCTTACTTTCGAAATCCTGTGATCAGCCAACCGGGTGCTGACCATGGTGATCCCTTTGTCATTAATTATCTGGGTAGATATTATCTTTATCACACCGGTAGAACGGGGGTTCACGCTTACACTTCAACGGATCTTGTCCACTGGAATTATGAGGGTACGGTCTTGAGTCCCTGCGGGGGAGAACACTGGGCGGAAGTAGAGTATTGGGCCCCCGAGGTTTTGTACATAGACGGTGTCTTTTACATGTACGTAAGTGGCACCAGGAAGACTCCGCAGGGGCGTGGTGATGATCAGCTGCGGAGGTTGGGCATCGCCCGCAGTCGGCATCCCTTGGGTCCCTTCCAATGGGACTCGCAACCACTTTTTGACGAGTGGTCCATCGATGCCCATCCCTTTAAGGACGAAAACGGTGCCCTGTGGATGTTTTATAATATCAGGACCGACGCCACTAGATATATCGACGGTACGGTGGGCTGTGGTAACGTGGTGGAGGCCATGTTAGCCCCGGATCGTGCCGCGGGGAATCAGACCCGGGTTGCCTTTCCTACGGAACGCTGGGAAGGCGACAGGGAAGGCACCTGGTACTGGAATGAGGGTCCGTGGGTGTTAAAGAGAAGAAACTGGTATTACCAACTGTACAGCGGTGGCTGTTATCGGGATGAAACCTACTCCCTAGGCCTCGCTTTTGCTCCTTCGCCTATAGGTCCCTGGACCAAGTACGAGAAAAACCCTATTTACACCAGCACAGCAGCCATTATTGGTCCTGGTCACAACAGTGTGGTGTTGGGTCCCGACGGAGTCAGTCTGTATTGTGTATATCACGGGCGGATTCCTGGGGATACGGGTCGTAAGGTACATATTGATCGGCTCTTTTGGGTGGGTGATCATCTGGAGATCCTAGGGCCCACCGACGGCGATCAACCCATGCCTCCAGGACCCGTATATGACCCCCGCGTGTCCCATTGGAAGGCCAGTGCCTGGGTGCGGGGAAGCAAGGTGGAGGTCTGCGGCATTTTCCTGAGTCTGACCACGGGGGGCTACCATCATTTACAGGCCAGCTACAGCGCCGGCTTAGTGAGGGTTCATCTTGATGGTGAAGAGAAGTATGCCGGAGAAGCCTTGGACGATGTTTTCCTGTCGGTCTGTGATGGAGCGGTGGAAGGGTTGATGCAGACCTCGTGCTTGGAGGATGCGAACATTTATGAATTGCCCTGTGGCCGCGAAAAGACGTGGCGGTTTGGTTCTAGAGGCCCTGTGGAACTGGCCATCGCGGTGCGGGGAGGCCTTCGACTCTACGCGGATGATGTCCTGATCTGGGAAGGTCACACCGATGCCTTCTCCTTGGTTCGCTCTACCCTTCCCGGGGGATTGCGGGAGCTTAAGGTGGTTTCCCAGCAGCATGGGACTTCCGTTACCGACCTACTCTTGATTGCCCGGTAA